The Criblamydia sequanensis CRIB-18 genome contains a region encoding:
- a CDS encoding putative Ig domain-containing protein: MSSFFTNTVGATPLVFSATGLPAGFTIDPVTGIISGNNPNDTLTYGVTVTATNNCGDTSQSFDMTFPCPAPTSTPIPNLNVPLLQGDPYNYNVAPYFTSPCGQTITFSAVGLPPGSSINPATGLISGTANLSQTWNVTVTATTICGQTSQSFTMDFSSN; the protein is encoded by the coding sequence GTGTCGTCCTTCTTTACCAATACCGTTGGCGCAACCCCTCTTGTGTTCTCGGCAACAGGTCTGCCGGCTGGATTTACAATTGATCCGGTTACCGGCATCATTTCGGGTAACAACCCAAATGATACGTTGACCTATGGGGTAACGGTTACTGCGACCAATAACTGCGGAGATACAAGTCAAAGCTTTGACATGACTTTCCCATGTCCTGCTCCGACTTCAACCCCGATACCTAATTTGAATGTTCCACTATTACAGGGAGACCCTTATAATTATAATGTGGCTCCTTACTTTACGAGTCCTTGCGGTCAGACGATCACTTTTTCGGCAGTGGGGCTTCCACCGGGATCCAGCATTAACCCGGCCACAGGCCTCATTAGTGGGACTGCGAACTTAAGTCAAACTTGGAATGTAACTGTGACAGCAACCACCATTTGCGGTCAAACAAGCCAAAGCTTCACAATGGACTTTAGTAGCAACTAA